One genomic window of Nicotiana sylvestris chromosome 10, ASM39365v2, whole genome shotgun sequence includes the following:
- the LOC138879504 gene encoding uncharacterized protein translates to MAKETGSEISFQTAANVTRRIEMVLSQERGPVSDKRPRHSAYNEHSTPISTPPLQSHYSGYPTRPGQLQLQQPRQQDGCYVCGNIGHIKRHCPRLLGSRSQQNSRAIIPAPVATSPARPTRGRGQNVIGGGHTTRVGGQIVIGGGQPAMDYPKDVVQTGSTYSYVSSYFASYLVAPHDSLSVSVNVSTTVGDSIVGRGMVEKGCLAYLAYIHDPSVDVPSMYSVLVVREFPEVFPANLPGMPPDRDIEFCIDLASGTQPISIPPYRMTPLELKELKEQLQDLLDQGFIRPIVSPWGALVLFGAKVFSKIDLSSGYHQLKIRTSDVPKIAFRTQYGHYEFLVMSFGLTNAPLAFMDLRNRVFKPYTDSFVVVFIDDILIYSSSREEHEQHLQIVLHTLKNNQLYAKFSKCEF, encoded by the exons ATGgccaaggagactgggagtgagatttcttttcagacggCTGCTAATGTCACCAGGCGAATTGAGATGGTTCTTTCTCAGGAGAGAGGCCCAGTgtcagataagaggccccgtcattcag CATATAATGAACATTCAACTCCTATCAGTACACCACCACTTCAGAGTCACTACAGTGGTTATCCAACCCGTCCAGGTCAGCTTCAACTTCAACAACCACGACAGCAGGATGGGTGTTATGTATGTGGGAACATTGGTCACATCAAGAGGCATTGCCCTAGGTTGTTGGGCAGCAGATCCCAGCAGAATTCTCGTGCCATCATACCAGCACCAGTTGCTACATCGCCCGCCCGACCAACTAGGGGCAGGGGTCAGAATGTTATAGGTGGAGGTCACACTACTAGAGTTGGAGGTCAGATTGTtataggtggaggccagccagctatgGACTatcccaaagatgtagttcagaCTG gatctacttattcttatgtgtcctcctactttgcttcatatttggttgcgCCTCATGATTCTCTGAGTGTGTCTGTAAATGTGTCCACTAcggtgggagattctattgtg ggtcggggtatggtcgagaagggttgtctaGCCTACTTGGCTTATATTCACGATCCCAGTGTGGATGTTCCTTCTATGTACTCAGTTCTTGTTGTTCGTGAATTTCCAGAAGTATTTCCTGCAAATCTACCGGGGATGCCACCTGACAGAGATATTGAGTTCTGTATTGATCTAGCttcgggtactcagcccatttctattccaccataccgtaTGACCCCGttggagttgaaagaattgaaggagcagttacaagacTTACTTGATCAGGGATTCATTAGACCTattgtctcaccttggggtgcactagtgttgttt ggtgccaaggtgttttcgaagattgacctAAGCTCTGgctatcatcagctgaagattaggacatctgatgtccctaagatagcttttcggacccagtatgggcattatgaattcctagtgatgtcatttgggcttacTAATGCCCCAttagcatttatggatttgagaaatcgggtgttcaagccttatacAGATTCTTTTGtggttgtattcattgatgacatcttgatttactccagcagccgagaggagcatgaacAACATCTTCAGATTGTGCTTCATACTTTGAAGAATAATCAGTTATATGCCAAAttttcaaaatgcgagttttAG